One region of Mesobacillus boroniphilus genomic DNA includes:
- the prmA gene encoding 50S ribosomal protein L11 methyltransferase translates to MKWSEISILTTNEAVEPISNILHEAGASGVVIEDPLELEKDREDQFGEIYQLNPDDYPEEGVIVKAYLPVNSFLGETVDEIKEAINNLIIYNIDIGLNKVSISEVNEEEWATAWKKYYNPVKISEKFTIVPTWEDYTPVNTDELIIELDPGMAFGTGTHPTTVMCIQALERTVQTGDRVVDVGTGSGVLSIAAAKLGAGKVEAMDLDDVAVQVAKLNLKLNKVHDVATISQNNLLDGVEEGADIVVANILAEVILRFADDAGKVVKNGGYFITSGIIQQKKEVVKDAMINAGFGIEEIISMEDWVAMIGKKK, encoded by the coding sequence ATGAAATGGTCTGAAATCAGCATTTTAACTACAAATGAAGCGGTTGAGCCGATTTCCAATATCCTGCACGAAGCAGGCGCGAGCGGAGTTGTTATTGAAGATCCGCTGGAGCTTGAGAAGGACAGAGAGGACCAGTTCGGAGAAATATACCAACTTAATCCAGACGATTATCCGGAAGAAGGAGTCATTGTAAAAGCTTATCTACCGGTAAATAGTTTCCTTGGAGAAACGGTCGATGAGATTAAAGAAGCAATCAATAACCTGATTATCTACAATATTGATATCGGATTGAATAAAGTATCAATCAGTGAAGTGAATGAGGAAGAGTGGGCAACTGCCTGGAAGAAATACTACAACCCTGTGAAAATTTCCGAGAAATTCACGATCGTGCCAACGTGGGAGGATTACACTCCAGTCAACACGGATGAATTGATTATTGAGCTTGACCCGGGTATGGCATTCGGCACAGGAACACACCCTACTACTGTAATGTGTATCCAAGCGCTGGAAAGAACTGTTCAGACTGGTGACCGCGTCGTGGATGTTGGGACGGGTTCAGGTGTTCTCAGTATTGCAGCGGCAAAGCTGGGAGCAGGAAAAGTGGAAGCGATGGACCTGGATGATGTAGCAGTGCAGGTTGCGAAACTAAATCTCAAGCTGAACAAGGTTCACGATGTCGCTACCATCTCACAAAACAACCTTCTGGATGGTGTAGAAGAAGGAGCGGATATTGTAGTTGCGAATATCCTGGCGGAAGTAATCTTGCGTTTTGCTGATGATGCAGGCAAGGTCGTAAAGAATGGCGGGTATTTCATTACGTCTGGTATCATCCAGCAGAAGAAAGAAGTAGTTAAGGATGCAATGATCAACGCAGGTTTCGGAATAGAAGAGATAATTTCTATGGAAGACTGGGTTGCGATGATCGGCAAAAAGAAATAA
- the dnaJ gene encoding molecular chaperone DnaJ, with translation MSKRDYYEVLGVSNSASKDEIKKAYRKLSKQFHPDINKDPGADEKFKEVKEAYEVLSDDQKRSHYDQFGHVDPNQGFGGGDFGGGFGGFEDIFNSFFGGGGGRRRDPNAPRQGADLQYTMTLKFEEAVFGKETDIEIPREEECDTCDGTGAKPGTKVDTCKHCHGSGQISVEQNTPFGRIVNRRVCHYCNGTGKEIKERCTTCSGAGKVTRRNKIHVKIPAGVDDGQQLRVAGKGEAGINGGPSGDLYIVFHIRSHEFFERDGDDIYCEMPITFVQAALGDEVEVPTLHGKVKLKVPAGTQTGTKFRLKGKGVPNVRGYGTGDQHVIVKIVTPTKLSEKQKQLLREFAEVSGQSPLGEQEESFFSKVKRAFKGD, from the coding sequence ATGAGCAAACGGGATTACTATGAAGTCCTCGGAGTCAGTAATTCGGCTTCGAAGGATGAAATAAAGAAAGCCTACCGCAAGCTTTCTAAACAATTCCATCCGGACATCAACAAAGATCCGGGAGCAGATGAAAAGTTCAAAGAAGTAAAAGAAGCGTATGAGGTATTGAGTGACGATCAAAAGCGCTCTCATTATGACCAGTTTGGCCATGTCGACCCTAACCAGGGCTTTGGCGGCGGCGATTTCGGCGGCGGCTTCGGCGGTTTTGAAGACATTTTCAACTCCTTCTTCGGAGGCGGGGGCGGCAGACGCCGTGATCCAAATGCGCCAAGACAGGGTGCCGACCTTCAGTATACGATGACCCTGAAATTCGAGGAAGCTGTATTTGGCAAGGAAACAGATATCGAAATTCCTCGTGAAGAAGAATGTGATACATGTGATGGAACTGGAGCAAAACCAGGTACTAAAGTTGATACATGTAAACACTGTCATGGCAGCGGGCAAATCAGTGTAGAACAAAATACACCTTTTGGACGTATTGTCAATCGCCGGGTGTGTCATTACTGTAATGGAACAGGTAAGGAAATCAAAGAAAGATGTACAACATGTTCCGGAGCAGGGAAGGTTACCAGAAGGAACAAGATTCATGTTAAAATCCCAGCAGGTGTCGATGATGGCCAGCAGCTGAGAGTAGCAGGAAAAGGAGAAGCCGGTATCAATGGCGGCCCTTCAGGTGACCTTTACATTGTCTTCCACATTAGGTCGCATGAATTCTTTGAGCGTGACGGCGATGATATTTATTGTGAAATGCCAATTACATTTGTCCAGGCAGCTCTAGGTGATGAAGTCGAAGTCCCTACACTGCATGGTAAAGTAAAATTAAAAGTTCCTGCTGGAACACAGACGGGTACAAAATTCCGCTTGAAGGGCAAAGGTGTTCCGAATGTCCGCGGTTATGGTACAGGGGACCAGCATGTCATTGTAAAGATTGTAACCCCAACAAAGCTGTCTGAAAAACAAAAGCAGCTGCTGCGTGAGTTTGCAGAAGTAAGCGGGCAATCTCCTCTTGGAGAGCAGGAGGAAAGCTTTTTTTCAAAAGTAAAACGTGCCTTTAAAGGTGATTAA
- the dnaK gene encoding molecular chaperone DnaK: MSKIIGIDLGTTNSCVAVLEGGEPKVIPNPEGNRTTPSVIAFKNGERQVGEVAKRQAITNPNTIISIKRHMGTDHKVEAEGKEYSPQELSAVILQYLKSYAEDYLGEPVTKAVITVPAYFNDAERQATKDAGRIAGLEVERIINEPTAAALAYGLDKMDEDQTILVYDLGGGTFDVSILELGDGVFEVKSTAGDNRLGGDDFDQVIIDYLVEQFKKENGIDLSKDKMALQRLKDAAEKAKKDLSGVTSTQISLPFITAGEAGPLHLEVNMTRAKFEELSAGLVERTMGPTRQALKDAGLSPSELDKVILVGGSTRIPAVQEAIKKETGKDPHRGVNPDEVVAMGAAIQGGVISGDVKDVVLLDVTPLSLGIETMGGVFTKLIDRNTTIPTSKSQVFSTAADNQTAVDIHVLQGERSMASANKTLGRFQLTDIPPAPRGVPQVEVTFDIDKNGIVNVRAKDLGTNKEQQITIKSSTGLSDEEIDRMVREAEENAEADKKLKEEVELRNEADQLVFTAEKTLKDLEGKVDEEEVKKANEAKDELKAAIEKGEIEEIRTKKDALQEIVTNLSVKLYEEAAKQQQAQQGAEGQEGTKKDDNVVDAEFEEVNDDK; the protein is encoded by the coding sequence ATGAGTAAAATCATTGGTATTGACTTAGGAACAACTAACTCTTGTGTTGCCGTACTAGAAGGCGGCGAACCAAAGGTAATCCCAAATCCAGAAGGAAACAGAACAACTCCTTCTGTTATCGCGTTCAAAAATGGCGAGCGCCAGGTTGGTGAAGTGGCAAAACGCCAGGCAATCACTAACCCTAACACAATCATCTCTATCAAGCGTCACATGGGTACAGACCATAAAGTTGAAGCAGAAGGCAAAGAATATTCACCGCAGGAATTATCAGCAGTCATTCTTCAATACTTGAAGTCTTATGCTGAAGACTATCTTGGTGAGCCTGTTACTAAAGCGGTTATTACTGTTCCTGCATACTTCAACGATGCAGAACGCCAGGCAACTAAGGATGCTGGAAGAATCGCAGGCCTTGAAGTTGAGCGTATCATCAACGAGCCAACAGCTGCTGCACTTGCTTACGGTCTTGATAAGATGGATGAAGACCAGACAATCCTTGTTTATGACCTTGGTGGCGGTACTTTCGACGTTTCCATCCTTGAACTTGGCGATGGCGTATTCGAAGTTAAATCTACTGCAGGTGACAACCGTCTTGGCGGTGACGACTTTGACCAGGTGATCATTGACTACTTGGTAGAACAATTCAAGAAAGAAAATGGCATTGACCTATCAAAAGATAAAATGGCTCTTCAGCGTTTGAAGGATGCTGCTGAGAAAGCGAAGAAGGACCTTTCTGGTGTAACTTCTACACAGATTTCCCTTCCATTCATCACTGCTGGGGAAGCTGGACCGCTTCACCTTGAAGTGAACATGACTCGCGCTAAATTTGAAGAGCTTTCTGCAGGTTTGGTAGAACGTACAATGGGACCTACTCGCCAGGCACTTAAAGATGCTGGCTTGAGCCCATCTGAATTGGATAAAGTTATCCTTGTCGGTGGATCTACACGTATTCCTGCTGTTCAGGAAGCAATCAAGAAGGAAACTGGAAAAGATCCTCACAGAGGTGTGAACCCTGATGAAGTTGTAGCCATGGGTGCTGCAATCCAAGGCGGCGTCATCTCTGGTGATGTTAAAGATGTAGTTCTTCTTGATGTTACTCCGCTTTCACTCGGAATCGAGACAATGGGTGGTGTGTTCACGAAGCTGATCGACCGTAACACAACAATCCCAACTTCAAAATCACAGGTATTCTCAACAGCTGCTGACAACCAGACTGCTGTTGACATCCACGTGCTACAAGGTGAGCGTTCAATGGCTTCTGCCAACAAGACACTTGGCCGCTTCCAGTTGACGGATATCCCGCCAGCACCACGTGGAGTACCTCAGGTCGAAGTTACATTCGATATCGACAAAAACGGTATCGTAAACGTTCGTGCGAAAGACCTTGGAACAAACAAGGAACAACAAATCACTATTAAGTCTTCTACAGGCTTGTCTGACGAAGAAATTGACCGCATGGTAAGAGAAGCGGAAGAGAATGCTGAAGCTGATAAGAAGCTGAAAGAAGAAGTAGAACTTCGCAACGAAGCAGATCAGTTAGTCTTCACTGCTGAAAAGACTTTGAAGGACCTTGAAGGCAAGGTAGATGAAGAAGAAGTCAAGAAAGCAAACGAAGCAAAAGATGAGCTGAAGGCTGCAATCGAAAAAGGCGAAATCGAAGAAATCCGCACTAAGAAGGACGCTCTTCAAGAAATCGTTACAAACCTAAGCGTCAAGCTATATGAAGAAGCCGCCAAGCAACAACAGGCACAGCAAGGCGCAGAAGGACAAGAAGGAACAAAGAAAGACGACAATGTCGTAGACGCAGAATTCGAAGAAGTCAACGACGATAAATAA
- the grpE gene encoding nucleotide exchange factor GrpE: MTEERNTEQELNSQTEEETVEEVFAENEASDKTEEMPAQEEEQDPMERKVAELEGKLEEAENRYLRLQADFDNFRRRSRIELEASAKYRAQSIITDLLPAIDNFERALKMDVDNEQAKSLKQGVEMVYRSLLDALKNEGVEVIEAVGKEFDPHLHQAVMQAEDENFGPNIVVEEFQKGYILKDRIIRPTMVKVNQ; the protein is encoded by the coding sequence GTGACAGAAGAGAGAAATACAGAGCAAGAATTGAACAGCCAGACGGAAGAAGAAACGGTTGAGGAAGTTTTTGCTGAAAATGAAGCTTCTGATAAAACTGAAGAGATGCCAGCTCAAGAGGAAGAGCAAGATCCTATGGAGCGGAAAGTGGCTGAACTAGAAGGGAAGCTTGAGGAAGCCGAAAACCGTTACTTGCGCCTTCAGGCTGATTTTGACAACTTCCGCCGCCGTTCAAGGATTGAACTTGAAGCGAGCGCTAAATATAGAGCCCAAAGCATTATTACGGATCTGCTGCCCGCAATCGACAACTTCGAGCGTGCTTTGAAGATGGATGTAGATAATGAACAGGCGAAATCCCTTAAGCAGGGAGTGGAAATGGTGTACCGCAGTTTGCTTGACGCCCTTAAAAATGAAGGCGTTGAAGTAATTGAAGCTGTTGGCAAGGAATTTGACCCGCATCTTCACCAGGCTGTCATGCAGGCTGAAGATGAAAATTTCGGTCCTAACATCGTTGTTGAAGAGTTCCAAAAAGGCTATATCCTCAAGGACCGCATCATCCGTCCAACAATGGTAAAAGTGAACCAATAA
- the hrcA gene encoding heat-inducible transcriptional repressor HrcA, producing MLTDRQVLILQVIVDDFIRSAQPIGSRSLSKKEEINFSSATIRNEMADLEDMGFIEKTHTSSGRIPSEKGYRFYVDNLLLPQKVNHSDMAAVKSIFAERIYELEKIVQKSAKILSEMTNYTSIVLGPAVKDNRLKKLQIVPLTKDTAIAIIVTDTGHVENRMFNFPTSVDPSDVEKMVNILNERLAGVPLISLNSKIYKEIAMLLRQHISSYDTLLHSIADTLNLPSHEKVFFGGKTNILSQPEFNDVEKIRSLMNMIEHEDGLYQLIKQNPAGINVRIGTENDNSAMENCSLITATYSIGQEKLGTIAVLGPTRMEYSRVISLLQLISTDLSKVLTDLYQNK from the coding sequence TTGTTAACAGATCGTCAGGTGCTCATTTTGCAGGTGATTGTTGATGACTTTATTCGTTCAGCTCAACCGATAGGTTCAAGGAGCTTGTCGAAAAAGGAAGAAATTAATTTCAGTTCGGCGACAATCCGAAATGAAATGGCAGATTTGGAGGATATGGGGTTCATTGAAAAAACTCATACATCCTCTGGAAGGATACCATCCGAGAAGGGATATCGTTTTTATGTGGATAACCTTCTGCTGCCGCAAAAAGTAAATCATTCAGATATGGCGGCTGTTAAATCGATTTTTGCCGAAAGGATATACGAGCTAGAAAAAATCGTGCAGAAGTCAGCGAAAATCCTATCTGAAATGACGAATTACACTTCAATAGTGTTAGGTCCGGCTGTTAAGGATAACAGATTGAAGAAGCTCCAGATCGTACCGTTGACTAAGGATACGGCCATTGCCATTATCGTGACGGACACTGGGCATGTAGAAAACAGGATGTTCAATTTCCCTACGAGTGTCGATCCTTCTGATGTTGAGAAAATGGTCAACATCCTGAACGAACGTCTGGCAGGAGTACCGCTCATAAGTCTTAACTCCAAGATTTACAAGGAGATCGCCATGCTGTTGCGCCAGCATATAAGCAGCTATGATACTCTCTTGCACTCGATTGCGGACACGCTCAACCTGCCTTCACATGAAAAAGTGTTTTTTGGCGGCAAGACCAACATCTTAAGCCAGCCAGAGTTCAACGATGTTGAGAAAATTCGCAGCCTTATGAACATGATTGAGCATGAGGACGGTTTATATCAGCTGATCAAACAAAATCCGGCAGGGATCAACGTAAGAATTGGCACGGAAAATGATAATTCAGCGATGGAAAATTGCAGCCTCATCACTGCGACCTATTCGATTGGCCAGGAAAAATTAGGGACAATCGCGGTTTTAGGTCCAACTCGTATGGAGTATTCACGTGTCATCAGCTTGCTCCAATTGATCAGCACAGATTTATCCAAGGTGCTGACTGACCTGTATCAAAATAAATAG
- the hemW gene encoding radical SAM family heme chaperone HemW codes for MKAAYIHIPFCHHICHYCDFNKVFMKGQPVDDYLESLENEMSLSVNKQVMETVFVGGGTPTALDEKQLEKLVLAINRQLNIDTNTEYTFEANPGDLSKEKLAILKNAGVNRLSFGVQTFNDELLKKIGRSHRAKDVFESIENAKAAGFDNISIDLIYSLPGQTKQDFIESIQTALGLGLVHYSGYSLIIEPKTVFYNLLQKGKLPLPGEDAEAEMYETLMEHMESGGLNQYEISNFAVPGFESRHNLTYWNNEEYYGFGAGAHGYVNGIRQSNYGPLKKYIEPLSHGELPIMDAHKVTIAEKMEEEMFLGLRKSEGVSIRHFEEKFSRNPIDLFAEQINDWTAKGLLKTDENRIFLTRQGRLLGNEVFQSFIGVSNH; via the coding sequence ATGAAAGCAGCATACATTCATATCCCTTTCTGCCACCATATTTGCCATTACTGTGATTTCAACAAGGTATTCATGAAGGGACAGCCGGTTGATGATTACCTGGAGTCACTTGAGAATGAAATGAGCCTGTCAGTAAACAAACAAGTAATGGAAACGGTGTTTGTCGGGGGAGGCACACCTACTGCCTTGGATGAAAAACAACTGGAGAAACTTGTTTTAGCGATCAACAGACAGCTTAATATAGATACCAATACGGAATATACCTTTGAAGCGAATCCAGGCGACCTGTCAAAAGAAAAGCTGGCCATCCTGAAAAATGCAGGTGTCAACCGTCTGAGTTTTGGAGTACAGACTTTTAATGATGAACTTTTGAAAAAAATCGGCCGTAGCCATCGGGCGAAGGATGTTTTTGAATCAATTGAAAATGCGAAAGCAGCAGGCTTCGATAATATCAGCATCGACTTGATTTACAGCCTTCCGGGCCAGACAAAGCAAGATTTCATCGAATCAATCCAAACAGCGCTTGGATTAGGACTGGTCCATTATTCGGGGTATTCCCTGATTATTGAACCAAAAACAGTGTTTTATAACTTACTGCAAAAAGGCAAGCTACCACTCCCAGGTGAAGATGCGGAGGCGGAAATGTACGAAACACTTATGGAGCATATGGAAAGCGGTGGTCTGAATCAATATGAAATCAGCAATTTCGCTGTCCCTGGGTTTGAAAGCCGGCACAACCTTACCTATTGGAATAACGAAGAGTATTATGGATTCGGTGCTGGTGCTCATGGTTATGTCAATGGAATCAGGCAATCAAATTACGGACCTTTAAAAAAATATATTGAGCCGTTATCCCATGGGGAGCTCCCAATCATGGATGCGCATAAGGTTACCATCGCGGAAAAAATGGAAGAAGAAATGTTCCTCGGACTACGAAAGTCAGAAGGTGTCTCTATTCGACACTTCGAGGAAAAATTCAGCAGGAATCCTATCGATTTATTCGCTGAACAAATCAACGACTGGACTGCAAAAGGTCTGCTGAAAACCGATGAAAACAGAATCTTCCTTACGAGACAGGGACGCCTCCTCGGTAATGAAGTTTTTCAATCATTCATCGGGGTATCAAATCATTGA